The segment CATTACAATATAATACAAAATACAACGAACATGTAACTTTAGAACAAACGACGATCCTTACCGATTATGAAAACAAAAATTATTATCTATGGATGACGTATTTTACAAAAGAAACTCTGCAAAAAGAAATGGAAGCTGCTGGTTTTGTTGTTAGTGGGTTTTACGGGGATGTAAAAGGAAGTCCTTATGATGAGAACTCGCCGACACTAGCAGTAGTGTTAGAAAAGAAAGAATAACAATTTTACTATTAGTCCAAAAGGAAAATATCTAGCGTAGATAAAAGCAGGAATCCACAAAAGTCGTTCATCGGATTTTTGTGGATTCTTACTTGTTTTTTGAAGAGGACGGAGGATAGATCTATACAATCGTTTCTACACGAGAAGAGATTTGAATGAACTTATTGGCAAAATTTTTATTTTCCTTGTCATGAGAGGTGAATAAAATGATTTTATTTTGTCTTACGTTCATGAGTGTGTCAAAGATGGCATCCGCAGAGTCTTTGTCGATACTACTCGTACTTTCATCTAGAATCCATATCCTACTGTCTTGGAGTATCATACGGGCAATGAACACGCGTTGTTTTTCGCCCCCCGACAGGTTTGCGCCATTATCAATGATTAAAGAATCCCAGTCTTTGTTTTTAAAAATCGGAGCAAGAAGTGTTGAATTTCTCAGCGCTTCTTTTTTTTCTTCTGAAATCGGTTGACCAAGAGTGATATTGTATTCAAGTGTATTTGAAAAGAGCAAAGTTGTTTGAGAAAGATAAGTGATTTGTTCTCTGACTTGCTTCCCATTCAACTGATCAAGAGGGAAGTCGTTGATATAGATACCATTACTTGCATAAAAGCTCAAGATGGCTTTTATCAGCGTCGATTTTCCAGAACCTGAAGGGCCTTCGATATAACAAATATCTCCTAAATTCAGTGTTTCAGTCAATGACAAATGGATTCTTTTCGCATTTAATGCCATCGTGATTTGCGGATCGGTAAATTTGATGCTAGTGATTGGATCAATTGGTGTGCCGGATAAATCTTCTTGATGTAGTTCTAAGTTTTCTTGAACAAATTGTTGGTTTGCCACGACTGTTCGATAATCGACATTGATTTTGGATAAGTCAGAAAGGGAAGTGAAGAAAACGGGCATTAATATACTAACTACCATCATATTATTCAACTGGAGCTGTTGGTTATACACCAAGTAGCTGATCGTTATAAAAATAATATTTTGAGAAAGTTGGTTGATGAATGAGACAGTATAACTAGTGATTTGAGCAAATTTATTTGTTGCTGCCAAACTTGTGTACATTTTTTTGAGGGTTTTTGAAGTTAGTTGTTTGACAGTATCAAAGCTAGGTAACATTTTAAATTGTTCTGGATTACCCAAGAGCAAAATCAAATCTTTTTGAGCATTGGCATTTTCGTCTTGCATCGTTTTGATTCTTTGATTGAGTGTTTTATTGATAAAAAGATAAGAGAAGATGTTAATAGGGATCAAAAGAAGCGTAATCAGGAAAATAGTTGCATCGAGAGTTAAAAATATACCTAACACGATAAGAATAGAGATGGCTGATTTCAGTACTAAAAAGAAGCTGGTCGTCATAAACATATAGGAGGTATCTACAATTCTGAAAATTCGAGTGACTAGATTACCAGATTCTAAATTGATATATTTCTCAAATTTCAAAGTATATATTTTGGCTAACAAATCGGAAATTGAGTTCAAATTGAATTTTTTTGCAAAATTTTCTCGGTAAATGATCAAACAAACCTGAAAAAGATAAGAGAGTGTCATGGCACCAATTATTAGGAAGATAATAGGAAAAATAGTGGTTGACTGATAACTATTGATACTATTAAGGATGAAGGGAGCAATCAAGGTGGTTAGTACGGTTACTAAAACTAATAACATAGATATAAATAGATATATGTAGCCTTTCTTTGAAAAAAAATTCATTTTCCATTACACTCCTTAAGTACGTGGTTGACAAATCATTATAAAGAATATTATACTTTTATTAGGAAAAAAATGGAAAGGTTATTTTTCTCTTTTTTTCATAAATTTGTGAGTGTGTAAAGACAGAAAAATTAGGTAGTTACTTAACAGAATTTATGTTGTTTCGTATGCTCATGCTGATTTTTTGATATGGTTTGAAAACGTAAAGGAGGAATAGTAATGTTCAAAAAACCTGACTTGAAAAGAATTACAGGTACATACGCAGTTCCATGCAACTGTGGGATTATTGCTGGTCAAGGATCGTAAATAGAGATGAGACGATGACAACATGTCTTACCTCAAGAAATAAGCTGAAGATTACGGAAATTGTTCATGCGATTTTTGTGACTTTCAGCTTGTTTTTTTGAAAGGGGTTTCAAATGTTTGCTACTTATTTTTGGTGCAGAAAGTGGGCGCTCCCTTCGGTTTACCCTGCGAAAATGAATTTGTGGTTTAAAAAATGAGGTGATTTTATCCGAATCAAAGAGAATCTTCATGCCTATCGATTCAATGAACAATTTATTGTACATAATGTCCTACGTAGTACATGGATATTAGTTGATCAAGAAGAATTAAACAAAATAAAAAAGCAAGATTACAAACATCTACCAATGGCAACCCAGAAAAAGATGGATCTGTTTCAAATCCTTTTAGAAGACCCGATTGAAGTAGAAAAAACGGAGCATGGAATACCAGAGACAGCTTATTTGGTTATGACCCATCAATGTAATTTGAAGTGTGTTTACTGCTATGCAGAAGCCAGTCCTGAAAAGGAATATGAGGATAGTTTAAATTTTGTCGAATGGATCGACGTTCTCAATCAATTGAAGGATTGCGGTGTAAAGAAAATTATCTTTACTGGCGGTGAGGTTGGGTTAAGTAAGGATGCGCTAAAATATATCGATTATGCCAAAAAAATTGGTCTAACTATTGGTTTGATCACGAATGGGACTTTAGTGCGGAATGCAAAAGATGCAGCGTTTCTAGCTGAAAGATGTGCTTCGATCACCATCAGCTTAGATTCGATCGATCAAGTTGCAAATGATAAAAATAGAGGGAAAGGCTGCTATCGCATAGCAATGAGAGGGATTCAAAATCTATTAGACTTGAATTATCCAAATATTGCAGTCAATACGATCATTACCAATAATAATTTCAATAATATTGACGAAACGGTGGAATTTTTAAAGAAGAATAACATCAATTATAAATTAGGCGGATTCAGTGAACTAGGACGTGCAAAAATGGCAGAGATTTCTTTAACTGATAGTGAGAGAACAGAAATCGAGTTAAAACAAAAGAACAAAAATCGTTCACCATTTTTAAAACCTTTCACCATCAAAGAATCCTGTGGACTTGGCGTTGGAGAATTTGCAATCAATCCTGTTGGTGATATATTTGCCTGTAAACTGTTAGAAACTGCTGACTACAAACTGGGAAATATTAGAGAAAAGCAACTTAGCGAGGTTTTTGGCGAAGAGAATATTGCTTTTATTCGCTCTCAAAGCATCAATCATTTAACAAAATGTAATGATTGTTCATTCCGTTACTTATGCGGTGGAGGATGTCGTGCACATCATTATTATGCAACCAATGATACCCAAGGTGTAGACGAAGTAGAGTGTAATTTGATCAAGGAAATCCTAAAGCATCAAATGGTTCGTAGCTGTACAAATGAATAACGAAAAGAGTGGAAGACATGAAACTCAATGAGCACATCACTTATGAAAAAATGGGTAATGACTTATACATCATGGTCGAGGATGAACGTTATGTTTTAGACAATGACGTAGCAATTGATATATTTAATTTGTTAAAGGCTGAATCGACGAAAGAAAACATAAAAGCCTTTGTGCGAGACAAGTATCGTTTAGATCAAGAATTTACAGATGATGAAAAAGATAGTTATGTAGAGGAATTTTTGACCGTACTTAAAATTAATGGAATTATGATTGGATCTTGAAGATCGTTGAATCTAGCAAAATAAGCAGCAACCGATCAAATTTGATGGGTTGCTGCTTATTTTTTCGAGAGGAGACCGATTTGTTCTACTCTCGTTTTTAGTGATGCTGAAAGTAGCACGCCATTGACACGTATGGACGAAAAGTACTAAAAACTACTTCCCCAAACAATTTTTAGTCCCGATTGTTTCATCCACAATAATTGTATTCAGGATAGCAGTCCTTCGTTCGTTTATCAATAATCTAATTTTTGATACAATATAAGATAACGAACCAATCTATATTGTATTACTGAGCTATCCATTATCCAAAGTATAACATCTTTTTCCTTCCGCTCTATTTATTATTTTTTCTCATATTAAAAAAATAGTATACTAAATCAATTTGTTTTTAGATTTGATAAATTATTGAGTTCACTCATAAAAAAATATATTTCAATCTCAAGATAGACTGGTCGAAAATGAATAACCAAGCTATCTTTTCTAAAACTACTAGTACAGAAATCAAAACAGTGTATATTTATCTGTGAGTAAAAAAGTTGCTTTTTCCTTTCTTTTAATGGATTATAAAAATAGATGTTTTTGTACTTTATTTACTCTTTTAAAAATTCAGATAAATCTTTTATTAGCAATAAAATTAATACAGTTTTTTTTCTTTGTGTTATTCTTTTAATTGCATGTATAGACTGGAGGAAAAATGTGATCGAGCTAGTAAATGTGTCGAAGCAGTATGAAAAGACCAAGTCGTTGCATAAGATTAGTTTTACTGTAAAACAAGGGGAAGTGATCGGGATCGTTGGGAAAAGTGGTTCTGGGAAATCGACCTTGTTACGTTTATTGAATTTGATGGAAACGCCTACTGAAGGCACAATCAAACTAAATGGTGTAGATGTTCAGTCATTATCAAAAAAAGAGCGCCGGCAGCAACAACAAAAAATAGGCATGATTTTTCAACATCATAACCTACTTGAAAATTTACGTGTTTATGAAAATGTTGCATTACCATTGAAGTTACAAAGGAAAAAAGAGCCTAAAAAAATCAATGATCTACTCGATTTTGTTGGCATGAGTCATAAAGCAGAAAGCTATCCAGTCAAACTTTCTGGCGGAGAAAGACAACGGGTTTCTATTGCAAGAGCGTTAAGTAGAGATCCGCATTTGTTACTTTGTGATGAAGCAACGAGTTCTTTAGATGAAGAAAATACAGAAAGTGTGGTTCGCTTATTACATAAAACACATGCCGAGTTTCAACCGACTATTTTTTTTGTTAGTCATGAACTGGAAACGGTCAAACGCTTATGTAAACGGATCTTAGTCATGGAAAATGGGCATCTGATCGGTGAATTGATGAATGACCCAAAACAGTACGAGGAAGAGGAACTAACTTATTTTGAAAAAATAAAAAGGAGTTTGACTGATGAACTTGCCCACAGCATTGATTGAATATTGGCCGTCTCTAATCAATAGTTTGAAAGAAACGGGCATCATGATGGCGATTTCCATGTTCGTTTGTGTGTTGGGAGGTTTGCCAGTAGGATTAGGTCTATATTTGACAAATCCCAAGGTCAGAGGGACACACCCTTGGTTATACTGGTTACTCAACTTCATTGTGACAGTCGTTCGCTCGTTTCCTTATCTTTTATTAGTGATTGCGTTGATCCCAGTGACGCGATCAATTTTAGGAAAGGCCTTTGGACCTGTTCCTTCATCTATACCACTTAGTATTGTAGCAGTCGCGATTTTTGCTCGTTTAGTGGAGCAAGTGTTGTTAGATGTCCCTGAAGAGATCTATGCCTTATCGAATTCTTTAGGCGCTTCCAGATTTCAATACATCTGGCACTTCTTATTTGTTGAAGCGCGAAGCGGCTTAGTGTTGGCTTATACTACGACAACAGTTAGTATGATCTCTTATTCCACCGTCATGGGTGTCGTAGGTGGTGGCGGAATCGGTGATTTTGCTGTCCGTGTCGGCTATCAACGGTATGAGTATGGTGTCATGTATGTTGCTATTGTGATCATGATCGCTTTGGTCTTCTTTTTACAAATGTTTGGAAATTTTGTTGCACAATCATTAGATAAACGAAAGTAGGAAAAAAGTTATGAAAAAGTTTTATTTATTTGCGTTTGCTTTAGTTGGAGTTCTAGTTTTAGCGGCTTGTGGTGGAAGCAATGAAACCGCAGAAAGTAAAAAAGAAATCACTGTAGCGGTTCAATTGGAATCCTCAAAAGATATTCTAGAAATTGCCAAAAAAGAAGTAGAAAAATCAGGCTACACGATCAATATCATGGAAGTCAGTGATAATGTTGCTTATAATGATGCCGTCCAACATAAGGAAGCAGATGCAAACTTTGCGCAACACGAACCCTTTATGGAACGATTCAATCAAGAAAAAGACGCTGATTTAGTAGCTGTCCAACCAATCTATTTTTTTGCCGGCGGATTTTATTCAAAAGAATATGATGATGTTAATGATTTGCCAGAAAATGCAAAAGTCGGTATTCCGAGTGATCCAACAAATGAAGGTCGTGCGCTAGCGATTTTGAATGAGAATGAGATCATTCAATTGAAAGATGGAGTTGGTTTTGATGGTACAGTCGCAGATATTATAGAGAATCCTAAAAATCTTACCTTTGAAAGTATTGATCTTTTGAATCTAGTAAAAGCTTATGATGAAAGTGATATTGCGATGGTCTTTTGTTATCCAGCATATTTGGAACCAGCAAACTTGACGACAGAAGATGCCTTGTTACTTGAAGACGAAGCAGCAAGTAAACATTATGCGTTGCAATTAGTTACTCGAGAGGAAGAAAAAGATAGCGAGAAAATCAAGGTGTTGAAAGAAGCGATGACTACACCAGAAGTCGCTGACTACATCAAAAATAATTCAAAAGGCTCAAATATCCCAGCTTTTTAAACAACGTGCTCACCATAACGAAAAATGTTGTGAGTGATATCTTTAGGTGTTATGTTTTGATAGATTGATTTTCTTGGATAAAATAAAAAAATACAGCCATGTGCTGTATTTTTTTATTTTATCCAAGAAAAGGAATAATTGAAATCATTCGATAAACTTAGTGGACTGTTGATTTTTTGCGGTTATTATACATTACTTTTTTTTTGTTCATCGTTATGTTTCCATAAAAATATTTTTCCAGAAAAAAGTGTTTTCTTATTGAGATATTTATCAGTTATTCTTTTTAAAGAGCGAGATAGATTATGTTTTATGGTTTACTGTATAACGAACTATCCGCTATCAATAAGGAGCTTGAGATGAAAAAAAACAACTTGAAAAAAATTGCAGCAACAAGCATGTTACTTCTTTCGTTAGGAGGACCAGTCGTGACATCTGCGGCAAGTCAATCAACAGGTGATTCGGCGAATATCAGTAATCAGGTAGAAGAACAGTTGACGATCAAAAACGGTGATTTCAATGAGGGTTTGAACCATTGGATCGTTTCTAGTCCAGGTACACAGAATCCAACAATCGAAGAGTTAAGCGGGAATAAATATGCAGTTGCTACTTATGGAGAAAACATTCATCAATATTTGGCACTGAAACCAAACACGACCTATACATTTGGCTATGATGTAGCAGGTAGTGCTGATTTTTCAGCAAAAGTTGAATTTGGTACGATGAATCATGATGAAGGTTTTATTTCGTTAGAAGAAACATCACACAACAATGAAAACTGGACACGTAGAGAATTTACATTTACTACACCTGAAACAGACAATACATACATTATTCGTTTCTCTTCAACAGGAAATGGCTGGGCGAAATTTGACAATATTCAAGTAGAACCAGAAAAAACAGAAACGAGTTTATTGACTGTAGGAACACAAGATCGTGAAGCTTATGCGTATTTAAATCTAGATGCAGAACGTTTCAACAGTTCAGAACGATTGATGGTCTATATTGATGGTCGTTATCATTTTGAAACCTATAAAGGTAAAGCTTACTATTCATTTACAAGCAAAACCGATGAAGGTACTCAAGTACGTCGTAGCATTTCCGGTGTCAAAGGACAAGTAATCGAAGTCTATACCGCACCAAATTCACCTGGTCACAGCTCAACAGGCAAGCGCTTGTTAGAATCGATCACATTAGAAGAAGATTTAGCAGTGGACACTTCTTTATTAGAACATGCGGTGAAGAATATTCAATTATCAGGAAACAGATTAGACGTTGATTTTGATCGTGCAAGTTTCGAAGGGAACAACCGAATGATCATTCGTAAAAATGGTGCCTATGTCGCAGAAATCCATAAAGGCAAAGTTTATTATGCATCGGTACGTGAAAGAGCAGAGG is part of the Enterococcus mundtii genome and harbors:
- a CDS encoding carbohydrate binding domain-containing protein gives rise to the protein MKKNNLKKIAATSMLLLSLGGPVVTSAASQSTGDSANISNQVEEQLTIKNGDFNEGLNHWIVSSPGTQNPTIEELSGNKYAVATYGENIHQYLALKPNTTYTFGYDVAGSADFSAKVEFGTMNHDEGFISLEETSHNNENWTRREFTFTTPETDNTYIIRFSSTGNGWAKFDNIQVEPEKTETSLLTVGTQDREAYAYLNLDAERFNSSERLMVYIDGRYHFETYKGKAYYSFTSKTDEGTQVRRSISGVKGQVIEVYTAPNSPGHSSTGKRLLESITLEEDLAVDTSLLEHAVKNIQLSGNRLDVDFDRASFEGNNRMIIRKNGAYVAEIHKGKVYYASVRERAEDSVKVSKTIDYKAGDVISVELSSGTPGGSSNSLQVLATYEVE
- a CDS encoding MetQ/NlpA family ABC transporter substrate-binding protein, giving the protein MKKFYLFAFALVGVLVLAACGGSNETAESKKEITVAVQLESSKDILEIAKKEVEKSGYTINIMEVSDNVAYNDAVQHKEADANFAQHEPFMERFNQEKDADLVAVQPIYFFAGGFYSKEYDDVNDLPENAKVGIPSDPTNEGRALAILNENEIIQLKDGVGFDGTVADIIENPKNLTFESIDLLNLVKAYDESDIAMVFCYPAYLEPANLTTEDALLLEDEAASKHYALQLVTREEEKDSEKIKVLKEAMTTPEVADYIKNNSKGSNIPAF
- a CDS encoding methionine ABC transporter permease, with translation MNLPTALIEYWPSLINSLKETGIMMAISMFVCVLGGLPVGLGLYLTNPKVRGTHPWLYWLLNFIVTVVRSFPYLLLVIALIPVTRSILGKAFGPVPSSIPLSIVAVAIFARLVEQVLLDVPEEIYALSNSLGASRFQYIWHFLFVEARSGLVLAYTTTTVSMISYSTVMGVVGGGGIGDFAVRVGYQRYEYGVMYVAIVIMIALVFFLQMFGNFVAQSLDKRK
- a CDS encoding ABC transporter ATP-binding protein, yielding MNFFSKKGYIYLFISMLLVLVTVLTTLIAPFILNSINSYQSTTIFPIIFLIIGAMTLSYLFQVCLIIYRENFAKKFNLNSISDLLAKIYTLKFEKYINLESGNLVTRIFRIVDTSYMFMTTSFFLVLKSAISILIVLGIFLTLDATIFLITLLLIPINIFSYLFINKTLNQRIKTMQDENANAQKDLILLLGNPEQFKMLPSFDTVKQLTSKTLKKMYTSLAATNKFAQITSYTVSFINQLSQNIIFITISYLVYNQQLQLNNMMVVSILMPVFFTSLSDLSKINVDYRTVVANQQFVQENLELHQEDLSGTPIDPITSIKFTDPQITMALNAKRIHLSLTETLNLGDICYIEGPSGSGKSTLIKAILSFYASNGIYINDFPLDQLNGKQVREQITYLSQTTLLFSNTLEYNITLGQPISEEKKEALRNSTLLAPIFKNKDWDSLIIDNGANLSGGEKQRVFIARMILQDSRIWILDESTSSIDKDSADAIFDTLMNVRQNKIILFTSHDKENKNFANKFIQISSRVETIV
- a CDS encoding ATP-binding cassette domain-containing protein, which codes for MIELVNVSKQYEKTKSLHKISFTVKQGEVIGIVGKSGSGKSTLLRLLNLMETPTEGTIKLNGVDVQSLSKKERRQQQQKIGMIFQHHNLLENLRVYENVALPLKLQRKKEPKKINDLLDFVGMSHKAESYPVKLSGGERQRVSIARALSRDPHLLLCDEATSSLDEENTESVVRLLHKTHAEFQPTIFFVSHELETVKRLCKRILVMENGHLIGELMNDPKQYEEEELTYFEKIKRSLTDELAHSID
- a CDS encoding radical SAM/SPASM domain-containing protein, whose product is MATQKKMDLFQILLEDPIEVEKTEHGIPETAYLVMTHQCNLKCVYCYAEASPEKEYEDSLNFVEWIDVLNQLKDCGVKKIIFTGGEVGLSKDALKYIDYAKKIGLTIGLITNGTLVRNAKDAAFLAERCASITISLDSIDQVANDKNRGKGCYRIAMRGIQNLLDLNYPNIAVNTIITNNNFNNIDETVEFLKKNNINYKLGGFSELGRAKMAEISLTDSERTEIELKQKNKNRSPFLKPFTIKESCGLGVGEFAINPVGDIFACKLLETADYKLGNIREKQLSEVFGEENIAFIRSQSINHLTKCNDCSFRYLCGGGCRAHHYYATNDTQGVDEVECNLIKEILKHQMVRSCTNE